The Sphaerochaeta sp. genomic sequence GTGGTGGAAGGGAACAGCCTGGGAAAGGATGCATGGAGACGACTGAAGAAGAACAAGATGGCCATCATCGGCATGGTGACCGTCATCGTCTACGCGCTCCTCTCGGCGTTCGCTCCCCTGCTTCCCCTGCATCCGTACGATGAGATCATCCTGGACCACCAGCAGCTTCCTCCCTCCCTGCACGCCACGGCGGGAGAACTGATGCTGAAGAACAAACTGCAGGACATGTACTTCCAGGCATGGAGGAACGGAGAACTGAAGCTCACACCGGAGCAGGACGCACAGATCAAGGCGTGGATCAAGGACAGCAAGACGACCAAGGTATGGTCTCTGGTGTACACCGAAGGCGAAGCCCAACGGCAAGCCGGTACGTTTGCGTTCAACGCCTCGGCGCAACGCACGCTGGATCGTCTGCAGACAAAGATTGCCAGCGAACTGTTCGTCACCATCTCCAAGGCATACTACACGGACAGTGACGGCAAGAAGCACGACATCTCCAAGATGAGTTACCAGGAACTGGTCCCCATCTACGCCGACTTGATCGGAGCCGACCAGCAGAAGATCATCGCGCAGACGGAAGTCGAGGTGAAGAACCAGATCCTCAACGACGTCAAGGCGAAGACCCCTGACCTGAGTGATGAAGACGCCCAATTGAACGTGGAATTGGAACTGAAGAGCATGGGAGAGAAAGGATTCAACGAAACGGCGCGCCAGAACGTCTATGGCAAAATCCTCACCCAGGCGCAGAAGACCTGCGAACGGGATCTGACCAAGCAGGCGAAAGATGGGACGGTCACCTTCCCGCTGAAGGAAAGCTACCAGCTGAATGACTCCATTGATCTTTCCATCGAGGCATCCAAGAAGCACAGCAGACGATATCTGCTCGGCACAGACTACGTTGGCCGTGACATGCTCAGCCGGATCATCTACGGCGGACAGGTGTCCATCGCCATCGGCCTGGTCGGCACACTGACATCCGTGTTGATCGGCATTCTGATCGGCGCTCTTGCCGGATACGTCGGCGGCAAGACGGATTACATCCTGATGCGTATCGTCGACATCATGTACGGACTGCCGTACATGCTGCTCGTCATCATCTGCATGGCCATCTTCGGGCGGAACATCATCAACCTGTTCGTCGCCTTGGCCATGGTAAGCTGGCTGACCATAGCCCGTATGGTGCGTGGCCAGATCATGAGTCTGAAGAACAGCGAATTCGTCGAGGCGGCCCGTTCGATGGGAGCTTCAACCTGGCGGATCATCCTGAAGCATATGATCCCCAACTCCCTGTCCGTCATCATCATCTACTCCACCCTCCGCGTCCCGGCGTTCATCATGCAGGAATCGTTCCTGTCGTTCCTCGGCCTTGGCGTCCAGGCACCGTACGCGTCCTGGGGATCGTTGGTTGGAGACGCAGTGGATGGCATGACGCTGTATCCATGGCGTCTGCTGTTCCCCGCCCTGGCGATGACCATCTTCCTGTTCGCGATGAACTTCTTCGGTGATGGGTTACGCGACGCCTTCGACCCGCAGTCGAAGAACCAACTGTAAGGAGGCCGACACATGTTGAAACCGAACGCAAAGACCGTGTTGGAGGTCAAGGACCTCCAGACCTATTTCCGGACGGACGCCGGCATCCTCAAGGCGGTTGACGGAGTATCCTTCACGCTTCATGAAAATGAAACCCTCGGCCTGGTCGGGGAATCGGGAAGCGGCAAAAGCGTGACCAACCTGTCCATCATGCGGTTGGTCCAATCCCCTCCGGGAAAGATTGTCGGAGGCCAGATTCTCTTCGAAGGAGAGGACATCCTCAAGTTGCCGGAGAGCGAACTGCGCAACATCCGGGGCAACAAGGTCAGTATGATCTTCCAGGATCCGATGACCAGCCTGAACCCGTTCCTGAAGATTTCCACCCAGATGGTGGAGACGATCCGGCTCCACGAGAATAGCATCAGCAAGAAAGAGGCGTTGCAACGCTCCATCGACATGCTGAAGCAGGTCGGCATCCCGGCGGCGGAAAAGCGGATCTTCTGCTATCCCCACCAGTTCTCCGGTGGCATGCGCCAACGGGTGATGATCGCCATGGCCCTCTCCTGCAAGGCGGAAGTGTTGATCGCCGATGAACCAACCACCGCCCTGGATGTCACCATCCAGGCGCAGATCCTTGAATTGATCCAGAAGCTGTCCCGTGAACTGGGGACGGCCGTCATTTTGATCACCCACGACCTGGGCGTGGTCGCCGGCATGTGTGACCGCGTCTGCGTCATGTACGCCGGACGAATCGTCGAGCAGGCGTTGACCGACGACCTGTTCGCCCGTCCGCTCCACCCCTACACCGAAGGCTTGATCGCCAGCGTCCCGCACATGGATCCGGCAAGCAAGGCGAAACGGCTGTTCTCCATCGAAGGACAACCACCCAACGTCATTGACCTGCCCCCGTGCTGCCCGTTCCATCCGCGATGCCACAAGTGCATGGAAATCTGCAAGCACGCCTATCCGCCGTATCACCAGATGGATGCCGAACACAGCGTCTCCTGCTGGCTGTACGCTACGGAAGCGGAAAAACAACAGGCCTTGAAGGAGGAGAAGGCATGAGCGAACCACAGAAAAAGCCCTTGCTTGAGGTCAAAGGCCTGAAGCAATTCTTCCCTATTTCCAGCGGATTCTTCAACCGCAAGACCAGTTACATCCGCGCGGTGGATGACATCTCCTTCGATGTATACCCCGGCGAGACGCTGGGAATCGTCGGTGAATCCGGATGCGGCAAATCGACCACCGTCCGTTCCATCGCCCAGCTGTACAAGCCCACTGCGGGCCAAGTGCTGTTCGAGGGAAAAGACCTGTGCAAATCCACCGAGCAGGAAATGCTGATGGCCCGCAAGAACATGCAGATGATCTTCCAGGATCCGTACGCGTCCCTGGACTCCCGCATGACGGTGCGCTCCATCATCGCCGAGCCGCTGATCATCTACAACAAACGGAACATGCTGGAGAAGCATCTCTCCAACGATGAGATTGAGGAACGGGTCGAAAGCCTGATGGAACGGGTCGGCCTGAACCGGCTGTTCAAAAACCGTTATCCCCACGAATTCTCCGGTGGGCAACGGCAGAGGATCGGCATCGCCCGGGCCCTTGCCCTGCAGCCGAAGATTATTCTGGCCGATGAACCGGTCTCCGCGCTGGATGTTTCCATCCAGGCGCAGATCCTCAACCTCCTTGCCGACCTGCAGGAAGAGTTCGGACTGACCTACGTGTTCATCGCGCACGACCTTGCCGTCATCCAGCACATCTCGACCCGCGTGGCCGTCATGTACCTGGGCAAACTGATGGAACTGGCCGACGCGTTGGAACTGTACGCCCATCCGCTGCATCCCTACACCGAGGCGCTTCTCTCCGCCGCCCCGATCCCCGATCCCAAGATTGAGCGGAAGCGGCAACGGATCATCCTTACCGGTGACGTTCCGTCTCCGGACCACATCCAGCCGGGCTGTTACTTCTACGACCGCTGTCCGAAGAAGATGCCGTTCTGCAAGGACCACATCCCGCCATTCT encodes the following:
- a CDS encoding ABC transporter ATP-binding protein; this encodes MLKPNAKTVLEVKDLQTYFRTDAGILKAVDGVSFTLHENETLGLVGESGSGKSVTNLSIMRLVQSPPGKIVGGQILFEGEDILKLPESELRNIRGNKVSMIFQDPMTSLNPFLKISTQMVETIRLHENSISKKEALQRSIDMLKQVGIPAAEKRIFCYPHQFSGGMRQRVMIAMALSCKAEVLIADEPTTALDVTIQAQILELIQKLSRELGTAVILITHDLGVVAGMCDRVCVMYAGRIVEQALTDDLFARPLHPYTEGLIASVPHMDPASKAKRLFSIEGQPPNVIDLPPCCPFHPRCHKCMEICKHAYPPYHQMDAEHSVSCWLYATEAEKQQALKEEKA
- a CDS encoding ABC transporter permease; this encodes MAKKQEQAVNEFNQVVEGNSLGKDAWRRLKKNKMAIIGMVTVIVYALLSAFAPLLPLHPYDEIILDHQQLPPSLHATAGELMLKNKLQDMYFQAWRNGELKLTPEQDAQIKAWIKDSKTTKVWSLVYTEGEAQRQAGTFAFNASAQRTLDRLQTKIASELFVTISKAYYTDSDGKKHDISKMSYQELVPIYADLIGADQQKIIAQTEVEVKNQILNDVKAKTPDLSDEDAQLNVELELKSMGEKGFNETARQNVYGKILTQAQKTCERDLTKQAKDGTVTFPLKESYQLNDSIDLSIEASKKHSRRYLLGTDYVGRDMLSRIIYGGQVSIAIGLVGTLTSVLIGILIGALAGYVGGKTDYILMRIVDIMYGLPYMLLVIICMAIFGRNIINLFVALAMVSWLTIARMVRGQIMSLKNSEFVEAARSMGASTWRIILKHMIPNSLSVIIIYSTLRVPAFIMQESFLSFLGLGVQAPYASWGSLVGDAVDGMTLYPWRLLFPALAMTIFLFAMNFFGDGLRDAFDPQSKNQL
- a CDS encoding ATP-binding cassette domain-containing protein, yielding MSEPQKKPLLEVKGLKQFFPISSGFFNRKTSYIRAVDDISFDVYPGETLGIVGESGCGKSTTVRSIAQLYKPTAGQVLFEGKDLCKSTEQEMLMARKNMQMIFQDPYASLDSRMTVRSIIAEPLIIYNKRNMLEKHLSNDEIEERVESLMERVGLNRLFKNRYPHEFSGGQRQRIGIARALALQPKIILADEPVSALDVSIQAQILNLLADLQEEFGLTYVFIAHDLAVIQHISTRVAVMYLGKLMELADALELYAHPLHPYTEALLSAAPIPDPKIERKRQRIILTGDVPSPDHIQPGCYFYDRCPKKMPFCKDHIPPFFEINEGHKVACWLYDKEHHA